The Drosophila innubila isolate TH190305 chromosome 2L unlocalized genomic scaffold, UK_Dinn_1.0 4_B_2L, whole genome shotgun sequence genome segment aatagtacaaataataaaaaaaagaaaactaagatAAAAATGCAGCGGCATCAGTAAAAAGCAGCAACTAAATAAATGTCGGACGCCATGTTTGccagttgttgtagtttttgtaTTGTGTGCAAACAACGCAACTGTGTggattgcagttgttgttgttattgttgttattgttgatgcaCATACAACAATGGAATGCGGTCGGCTTGTATGCCGAATGTgtttatctgtgtgtgtgtgagtgttgtgtTTCGTTATTGGACGTACGTTTTTTGTGGAGAGTGGAGACATGCGCGCAAAAGCCTCAGCACACTGGCACAACAAGCTCCACACTCTCCCCATGCTCTCAAGCTCTCTCAAGctacctctctctcactcgcatacacgtatgtatgtagaaACTAAAGGGGGCTCCAGgtcaaaacaaaatggcgcaagcaacattttcattgTACACTCTCATTTCAATTATTGCCAttgttttgcaattgctttggTTATTTGCGTAACAATTTTTTACGCTGTACTCATTAAATTGCTATAGGAAttgatcaacaaaaaaaataatcgatttgaattttaaaattgttaaagtaaGTTAGCTGACTTTTAGTTCAAATCACACAAATTCATAGTTAGAGTactcaaaatgttttttattaattcatttgttATTCTGTTTATGTCGTGTTTAATAACcgtaagtttaaaaattaaacatgaattcaaaaataatcagtcaatttaataaatccaATGCAGTTAATGTCGCTGAAAAATTCAGATGCAGCGGCAGTGGGAGTACAGAAATCTGCGAGTTTTAAGTACAAAGAAGTTAGGAATTCAAGGccacaaacaaaagcaaagttatTTATGCCACAAGCAAAGGTCAAAAGTAGCGTAGACCAACAGACGACAAAACTATTTCTAAATCTTCGGGCCAAAGCTGCCAGAAATAAAGATAACGACAATGATAATGACAAGAATGACGAAAATAAGGAACTAACCTTAAGCTTACCAAAATTTACTAGAAATGCACAAGGTAATTGGGTCGCACTCAAATGGGGTAATACTCCTGGCGGAGTTTGGCAAGACACGCGCTTTTTTCAAGGCGACAAATATCGACC includes the following:
- the LOC117780379 gene encoding uncharacterized protein LOC117780379, with product MFFINSFVILFMSCLITLMSLKNSDAAAVGVQKSASFKYKEVRNSRPQTKAKLFMPQAKVKSSVDQQTTKLFLNLRAKAARNKDNDNDNDKNDENKELTLSLPKFTRNAQGNWVALKWGNTPGGVWQDTRFFQGDKYRPLGSMTEDKLIKKDYYPVTAKLSTVCFGKSKIYNIPAQKNYLTRGIHAHPIQERVFWNVLRREIYNFGRYNECHDPVKYTRWLDYHECALRRNQRIEYLIPKYPLYQRGYYANYKIYRHFAQK